The DNA segment CAGCATGGTGCCGCCGTAGCTGATCAGGGTCAGGGCCAGCACGGGAAGGACCATGTGCCAGAAGATGTCCCACGCCAGATGCCCCACGCCCGAGAGACGCCAGGCCACCAGGGCCACGAAGATCAGCACCGCCGCCGCCGCCAGCGACCCCAGGCGTCGGGCGGCGGGGGTGTGGAGCGCACGCCGGACCGCCTGCTGGGCGAGATAGTACAAGCCCGTCCAGGCGGCCATGGTCAAGAGCAGGAGGGTAAAGATGGTGTTGGAGCCGATGGTCACCCCCCGCCAGAGCCTGGGGGTGAGAAAGCTTCCCAGCGGGAACCATCCCAACGCGTACCCGAAGACCCAGATGAGCACCAGGCCCAGCAGCGGGTAGAAGACGGTGTAGAAGAGCACGCCGACGCCCGTGGCTGCCACGTCCAGGCTGCCGCCCCGGCGCCAGGCGATCACCCGCCCCGAGAGGTAGCCGATGTAGTAGGCGAGGAGGGTGGCCACCAGGAAGAGGAACGCCGTCCGGGGCGCCCGCTCCACCACGATGCCCCACACGGGCCGCGGGTACTCGGAGAACGAGAGCCCCAGGTTGCCTGTGAAGAAGTTCTTCATGTACGTGAGGTACTGAACGAGGAGGGGTTGGTCCAAGCCGAACTGCTGGCGGATGGCCGCCCGGGCCGCCGGCGGGATGCGCGGGTCATTGAGGAACGCCAGGGTGATGTCGCCTGGCATCGCCTGGATGATGAAGTAGAGAAGGGTCACGAAAACGATCAGGATCAGGAGCATCTGCAGGGTGCGCGTCACCAGGAACCGGGTCACCGGATCGCCCCCATCGGCGCGCCGGGAGGACCCCGGCGGCGGGTTGCTTGACGAGGGAGGTGGGAGGCGGCCTCACCGCCTCCCACCACTCTCCTACGCTACTTGATGAGCTTCACCTGGCTCGGGAGCGCGTCCCAGTACTGGAGACCGCCCAGCACTTCCGTGTAGGGGAACTCGAGCCGGTCTCCCCGGAACGCCTCGATGATGGGTGTGTCGAAGAGGACGACGTACGGCACGTCCTCCGCCAGCTTCTCCTGAAGCTGGAACGCCAGGTCTCGGGCCGTCTCCAGGTCCGTGGCGGACAGGAATTCCTCGGCCAGCCTGTCGAATGCGGGGTCGTTGTAGCCCTGGGCGTTGAAGCCGCCCAGTCCTGCCTGGCTGGAGTGGAAGAAGTAGTACATGTGGTCTGGGTAGATGCCCAGGCTCCACCCCAGCATCCACATGTCGAAGTCCTGTTCGTCGTAGACCTTGGTGGAGATGGTGTTGAAGTCGGTCAGGCGGGCCGTCACCGGCATGCCCAGCTCGCGCATCCACCGCTCGATCCAGAGGGCGAAGGTGGCCCGCAGCGGATCGTAGGCCGCGGTGGGGGCGAGCATCTCGAAAGGCTTGACGGGCTGGCCATCTGGCAGGATGAGGCCGCTGCCCGCGGTGTAGGTGTCGTTCTCGGCGTCCACCTTGGGCTCCGTCTGCCAGGTGAAGCCAGCGCTCTTGAGCAGTCGTACCGCTTCCGCCACCCGCTGGGCCTGGCTCATGCCCTGACCCCAGATCGTCACGTCAGGGTTGTACCAGGCCGCGTTCCCCGGCGGGACCACGGTGGCCAGCGGGAAGGCTACGCCCTGGAGGATGTTCTGGGTGATGAGCTGTCGGTCGATGAGGGTGGCCACGGCCTGGCGGAACTCGGGGTACTTGAAGGGTTCCTTCCGGATGTTGAAGCTCAGGTACCGGAAGCCGTTGGTGTGGTTCTCGATCATGGTGACGCCCGGCTTGCCCTCCAACTGCTGCTGCAGCCCCTTGGCCAGGCCCAGGGAGTTGAGGAAGAAGTCGACGTCTCCGCTGATGAGCGCCAGGGCGCCGGCGTTCTGGTTCAGGAAGAGCCGGTAGTTGGCCGCGTCCGCGTAGGGCCCTTCGGTGACTGTGAGGATCGGGTCGCCCTCGGGGGCCGGAGCGCTGGTCGCGTAGTG comes from the Limnochorda pilosa genome and includes:
- a CDS encoding ABC transporter substrate-binding protein, giving the protein MALVALTVSIVLVFAVGTVGAQEKVFHVSMFEDPTTQNPYAGLGPQATVWNAFVTYDIYYSGLYGYAPPTLAVVPGIAAGDPPALVEEQVAGTAFYTATIPLRKDLTWSDGTPLTAADVVFSYNTVVAFGAVDLGGNWASYNPIKPGTDAQYLIDHAEAVDEYTVKFYLTYEPGLAEWNFGSLMMPVFQKKHWEPVVTRARQSDNPLEELRRYENANPVSSGAFMFGQWERGAFYENVKNPYFKGDVVKHYANGAVTIDNPDSGFHYATSAPAPEGDPILTVTEGPYADAANYRLFLNQNAGALALISGDVDFFLNSLGLAKGLQQQLEGKPGVTMIENHTNGFRYLSFNIRKEPFKYPEFRQAVATLIDRQLITQNILQGVAFPLATVVPPGNAAWYNPDVTIWGQGMSQAQRVAEAVRLLKSAGFTWQTEPKVDAENDTYTAGSGLILPDGQPVKPFEMLAPTAAYDPLRATFALWIERWMRELGMPVTARLTDFNTISTKVYDEQDFDMWMLGWSLGIYPDHMYYFFHSSQAGLGGFNAQGYNDPAFDRLAEEFLSATDLETARDLAFQLQEKLAEDVPYVVLFDTPIIEAFRGDRLEFPYTEVLGGLQYWDALPSQVKLIK
- a CDS encoding ABC transporter permease — translated: MTRFLVTRTLQMLLILIVFVTLLYFIIQAMPGDITLAFLNDPRIPPAARAAIRQQFGLDQPLLVQYLTYMKNFFTGNLGLSFSEYPRPVWGIVVERAPRTAFLFLVATLLAYYIGYLSGRVIAWRRGGSLDVAATGVGVLFYTVFYPLLGLVLIWVFGYALGWFPLGSFLTPRLWRGVTIGSNTIFTLLLLTMAAWTGLYYLAQQAVRRALHTPAARRLGSLAAAAVLIFVALVAWRLSGVGHLAWDIFWHMVLPVLALTLISYGGTMLLMRDSMMETIREDYVMAARAKGLPDRVVRDRYAARTAILPVMTNFVLSMGFVLGGGIVTETIFSWPGLGRTLFDAAIAQDLPLVTGSYAFLGIFVLLAHLLVDVLSAVLDPRIRIAGHEEQSA